The following are encoded together in the Acidobacteriota bacterium genome:
- a CDS encoding DUF2281 domain-containing protein — protein MIQEKVQQLSPQNQAEVIDFVDFLLSKERTKPRKKMKLDWAGGMKDLREQFTSLELQQQAIRLREEIETTK, from the coding sequence ATGATTCAGGAAAAAGTTCAACAGCTTTCGCCTCAAAATCAGGCCGAGGTCATAGATTTCGTAGACTTTTTACTAAGCAAAGAAAGAACGAAGCCTCGGAAAAAGATGAAGCTGGATTGGGCTGGCGGGATGAAGGATTTGCGCGAGCAGTTCACCTCGCTTGAGTTGCAACAACAAGCCATCCGGCTTCGTGAGGAAATAGAGACGACTAAGTGA
- a CDS encoding twin-arginine translocase TatA/TatE family subunit: protein MGIGNLEVVVILVLILMLLGGRNTSRLLRGLGESIRRFQHQAPRDWWLLLPQQRDWWHQAPRDWWQSLPQQEEERGDSWPFIVVLIGLVSLVLLKYEVITAKQLIVLVAVLGVWLTVGYVYFGRKN, encoded by the coding sequence ATGGGAATTGGAAATCTAGAAGTGGTGGTTATTTTGGTGCTGATTCTGATGCTGCTTGGCGGAAGAAATACCTCCAGATTGTTGCGTGGACTGGGTGAGTCTATTAGACGCTTTCAGCATCAAGCGCCACGTGATTGGTGGCTACTATTGCCACAACAACGTGATTGGTGGCATCAAGCGCCACGTGATTGGTGGCAATCATTACCACAACAAGAGGAAGAGCGTGGCGACAGTTGGCCATTTATCGTTGTGCTAATTGGTTTGGTCTCTCTGGTCTTGCTTAAGTACGAAGTGATAACCGCCAAGCAGTTGATCGTGCTGGTTGCTGTGCTCGGCGTTTGGCTAACTGTTGGTTATGTCTATTTTGGTAGGAAAAATTAA
- a CDS encoding aminotransferase class V-fold PLP-dependent enzyme has translation MSNTSTILNLLPEALNRLAEWQSRWHAYEIDETLRLPEDKARAVLAELVDRLGDNYPFWHPSYAGQMLKPPHPIASMAYFIAQQINPNNHALDGGPATSRMETEAVAELAKMFGFQTHLGHLTSSGTVANLEALWVARQLHPEKAVAFSTEAHYTHGRMCEVIGAKTLEIAVDGRGRMDLDDLRTRLKTSEIGTVVMTSGTTALGAVDPIDQALELRREFDFRIHVDGAYGGFFKLLADGDALDADSAAAFRAIAQSDSVVVDPHKHGLQPYGCGSVLFRDPSVGRFYKHDSPYTYFTSNELHLGEISLECSRAGAAAAALWATLRCFPLEAETGLGAILHKTRAAALRWAKLIEASDKLRLVLPPQLDIVNFYAATASHKVSETSQITHRVFEALMNDTEHPIYLAKFNAKPGLLAEHENLVWDEPMLTVFRSVLMRPEHLEYVPTLHERLLATLE, from the coding sequence ATGAGCAACACCTCGACAATTCTCAATCTTTTACCCGAAGCGCTGAACCGTCTGGCTGAATGGCAATCGCGCTGGCACGCATACGAAATTGACGAAACGCTGCGACTGCCGGAAGACAAGGCGCGTGCGGTTCTGGCGGAACTGGTTGACCGGCTCGGCGATAATTATCCGTTCTGGCATCCCAGCTATGCCGGGCAAATGCTGAAACCGCCGCACCCAATCGCTTCGATGGCGTATTTCATCGCGCAACAAATCAATCCGAATAACCACGCGCTGGATGGCGGCCCTGCCACGTCCAGGATGGAAACAGAAGCCGTCGCCGAACTGGCGAAGATGTTTGGTTTTCAAACCCATCTTGGCCATTTGACCTCTAGTGGAACGGTCGCCAATCTGGAGGCTCTGTGGGTGGCGCGCCAACTGCACCCTGAAAAGGCCGTCGCCTTTTCTACCGAAGCGCATTACACGCACGGCCGCATGTGCGAAGTCATCGGCGCGAAAACTCTGGAAATTGCCGTGGACGGTCGCGGGCGCATGGATTTGGACGATCTGCGCACGAGGCTGAAAACCAGCGAGATCGGCACGGTTGTAATGACTTCGGGGACGACGGCGCTCGGTGCGGTTGACCCGATTGATCAGGCGCTGGAACTGCGCCGCGAATTCGATTTCCGCATTCACGTGGATGGCGCGTATGGCGGGTTTTTTAAGTTGTTGGCAGATGGGGACGCGCTTGATGCCGATTCCGCCGCTGCTTTCCGTGCCATCGCCCAATCCGACAGTGTTGTGGTTGATCCGCATAAACACGGGCTTCAGCCTTACGGCTGCGGCTCTGTGCTGTTTCGCGACCCCAGCGTAGGGCGCTTTTACAAACACGATTCGCCCTACACCTATTTCACCTCGAATGAATTGCACCTGGGCGAAATCAGCCTGGAATGTTCGCGCGCCGGAGCCGCTGCGGCTGCGTTGTGGGCGACGCTGCGATGCTTTCCGCTGGAAGCCGAGACTGGTTTAGGAGCGATTTTGCACAAAACCCGCGCGGCTGCGCTTCGGTGGGCGAAGTTGATCGAAGCGAGCGACAAACTTCGATTGGTGTTGCCCCCGCAATTGGACATCGTCAATTTTTACGCCGCGACGGCCAGCCACAAGGTTTCCGAAACCAGCCAGATCACGCATCGCGTCTTTGAAGCATTGATGAACGACACTGAACATCCAATTTATCTGGCAAAGTTCAACGCCAAGCCAGGCTTGCTGGCTGAGCATGAAAATTTGGTTTGGGACGAACCGATGTTGACAGTTTTTCGCAGCGTGCTGATGCGACCAGAACATTTGGAATACGTGCCGACGCTGCACGAACGACTGTTGGCTACTTTAGAGTAG
- a CDS encoding Fic family protein, whose protein sequence is MELPIFNDNLKSSASWVEALAAEQERWKLTAASAESLRDYQVEHMLRRSGNSLERANLSAAAGKVSGWAKEGLFNADRLMNLNETLTGAKAELRSNEPRPINVLHDPTPAVLLPKMLDMAFDWFSTDSFGELHPVEQASVVYLRLLDLHPFPNVTEPTAMLAASIYTERAGLPPLVILSDDITQARFAQALEAAFRMLTQPLVELFAEMLRKAMQVKM, encoded by the coding sequence ATGGAATTACCGATCTTCAACGACAATTTGAAATCGTCAGCGTCCTGGGTTGAGGCGTTAGCGGCGGAGCAGGAACGCTGGAAACTGACAGCCGCTTCAGCGGAATCGCTGCGCGATTATCAGGTCGAGCACATGCTTCGGCGGTCTGGCAACAGCCTTGAGCGCGCGAATTTATCGGCTGCGGCTGGCAAAGTTTCCGGCTGGGCCAAAGAAGGTTTGTTCAATGCCGACCGGTTGATGAACCTAAACGAAACACTGACTGGCGCGAAAGCGGAACTGAGATCGAATGAGCCGCGACCGATTAACGTGCTGCACGATCCGACGCCGGCTGTGCTGTTGCCGAAGATGCTGGATATGGCTTTTGACTGGTTTTCGACGGACAGCTTTGGCGAACTGCACCCGGTTGAGCAGGCTTCGGTCGTGTATTTACGTTTGTTGGATTTGCATCCATTTCCGAATGTAACAGAACCGACAGCGATGTTGGCCGCGAGCATTTACACTGAACGGGCTGGGTTGCCGCCATTGGTGATTTTGTCCGACGACATCACGCAGGCAAGATTCGCGCAGGCGCTGGAAGCCGCCTTTCGGATGCTGACGCAGCCGCTGGTTGAATTATTCGCTGAAATGTTGCGCAAGGCGATGCAAGTCAAAATGTAG
- a CDS encoding sodium:solute symporter → MHWLDWTIVAAYLVYIVYDGLRLTKKSNEIEGYFLASRSLPWWAVGLSVMATQLSAITLVGTTGQAYADGMRFIQFYFGLPFAMVILCVTAVPFFYRAKVYTAYEYLERRFDSKTRSLTSFFFLISRGLSCGVIVAAPSVVLSLVLGWNELTTILVMGLTTTVYTMFGGVQAVTWTDVKQMVIIFIGLGVILFVIIGQFPAGVSIGEAMDLAGAVGKMKTVDTSFNLNETYTLWSGLIGSLFLMLSYFGCDQSQVQRFLTAKSVSEGRTSLLMSAFIKIPMQFLILFIGVMVFVFYQFVQPPMIFKADDRAKVENTADYVKLNSQYDLAFLARQQAATSFANSEGGAKEAAKQEFVAANKAMTGIRNEAIAAFKREAKTDKFNDTNYVFPTFVTTYAPAGVIGLIIAAIFAAAMSSISAELASLSTATVMDFYRRHFRTEAPDAHYLKVSKIATGCWGIFACIVAVYAGRLGSLIEVVNKFGSYFYGSILGVFVLAIGTKRATGNGAFFGLLAGMGAVAIVGNTTKISFLWYNVVGCVAVVIVGMLISLFDRKEQQ, encoded by the coding sequence ATGCATTGGCTGGATTGGACGATTGTTGCCGCTTATCTGGTGTACATCGTGTACGACGGGTTGCGGCTGACAAAAAAGAGCAATGAAATTGAAGGCTACTTTTTGGCCAGCCGAAGTTTGCCCTGGTGGGCGGTTGGATTGTCTGTGATGGCGACGCAGCTTTCCGCCATTACGCTGGTCGGCACGACCGGCCAAGCCTACGCTGACGGGATGCGGTTCATTCAGTTTTACTTCGGGCTGCCGTTTGCAATGGTGATTTTGTGTGTGACAGCGGTTCCGTTCTTTTACCGCGCAAAAGTTTACACGGCGTATGAATATCTGGAACGCCGCTTCGATTCCAAAACACGCAGCCTGACCAGTTTCTTCTTTCTGATTTCGCGCGGTCTTTCTTGCGGAGTCATCGTTGCCGCGCCGTCCGTGGTGTTGTCGCTGGTGCTGGGGTGGAACGAACTGACGACGATTTTGGTGATGGGATTGACGACCACTGTGTACACGATGTTCGGCGGCGTCCAGGCCGTCACCTGGACGGATGTCAAACAGATGGTCATCATCTTCATTGGCTTGGGAGTCATTCTGTTCGTCATCATCGGGCAGTTTCCGGCAGGCGTTTCCATCGGAGAAGCAATGGATTTGGCTGGCGCTGTCGGGAAGATGAAGACTGTGGATACCAGTTTCAATCTGAACGAAACCTACACACTATGGTCCGGATTGATCGGCAGTTTGTTTCTGATGTTGTCGTATTTCGGCTGCGACCAAAGTCAGGTGCAGCGCTTCCTGACAGCGAAATCCGTTAGCGAAGGCCGCACCTCGCTGCTGATGAGCGCCTTCATTAAAATCCCGATGCAGTTTTTGATTCTGTTCATTGGCGTGATGGTCTTTGTATTTTATCAGTTTGTCCAGCCACCGATGATCTTCAAAGCCGACGATCGCGCCAAGGTCGAGAACACTGCCGATTATGTGAAGTTAAACTCGCAATACGACTTGGCGTTTCTGGCTCGGCAACAAGCCGCAACCAGTTTTGCCAATTCCGAAGGTGGCGCAAAAGAAGCGGCCAAGCAGGAATTCGTCGCAGCCAACAAAGCGATGACCGGCATCCGCAATGAAGCCATCGCGGCTTTCAAGCGCGAAGCCAAAACGGACAAATTCAACGACACGAACTATGTCTTCCCAACCTTCGTCACGACCTACGCTCCGGCGGGGGTCATCGGTTTGATCATCGCGGCGATCTTTGCGGCGGCGATGAGCTCGATTTCAGCAGAACTGGCTTCGCTTTCGACGGCGACAGTGATGGATTTTTACCGCCGCCATTTCCGCACCGAAGCGCCCGATGCGCATTACCTGAAAGTTTCCAAAATCGCCACCGGATGTTGGGGCATTTTCGCCTGCATCGTCGCTGTGTACGCCGGGCGCCTGGGTTCCTTGATCGAAGTCGTCAACAAATTCGGTTCGTACTTTTACGGTTCGATTCTGGGCGTATTCGTGCTGGCCATTGGAACCAAACGCGCCACGGGCAACGGAGCTTTTTTCGGCTTGCTGGCCGGAATGGGCGCTGTCGCTATCGTCGGCAACACGACAAAAATCAGCTTTCTTTGGTATAACGTCGTTGGCTGCGTAGCAGTTGTTATTGTTGGCATGCTGATTAGTTTGTTTGATCGGAAGGAGCAGCAATGA
- a CDS encoding PIG-L family deacetylase, with amino-acid sequence MKKHLRLLLTLLLTLTLAIQTASLSVSADVRPSFEERGASALALTLRQLQTIGSVLHTAAHPDDESTDMLAYMSRAMGARTAYLSLNRGEGGQNGIGPELGEALGVIRTEELLAARKLDGGEQYFTRAMDFGFTRSMEETLQKWNREEIVGDMVRVIRSMRPLVVVNGWSGTTQDGHGQHQTAGALLPEAVKAAADPTRFPEQIKEGLQPWQVLKVYARRFGGGGAGPRAEFDVGIYDPVLGRSYNELASDGRSQHRSQDMGMIQMKGSTLRSFPRLSSVVEAPEKETSLFDGIDVTLTGIAKFAGKDGAALLPALNKIKDAAAKALAEFRIEQPELIAPHLATGLREVRALRASLGNLAAVSKANVDSMLALKERQFNEALAKAHGVVVDALSNTEIATAGEAVDVSANVYFRASAGEPSPEAKLIAPAKWQVAPLTSAPEQQGGGFRGREAPNYVARFRATVPEGAPSTQPYWLAKPRTKDQFDWDDTMPQTLPFGPPVAQARVELTLSGERVVLNQPVEYRFADKTFGEIRRELKVAPAVTLTVHPQLLVIPSGSQNRTREISVEITDNARRTINGSVKLIAPQGWKVETDPRPLSFNKQGEKTSRTFKVTPPAGANGVFDLQAMAEEGGKNYDNGYTVISYPHIETHFIYRQAKTKVEVFDAKVAANLKVGYVMGSGDDGPQALEQLGVNVHLISAAELASADLSGYDTIVLGIRVYEVNEDVMANNKRLLEYVSNGGTLIVQYNKTEFANGNYAPYPVRMRGERVTDETAPVTVLMPDHPLFNFPNKIGADDWKNWVQERGLYFLSEWDNHYTPLLAAPDDTGKVLNGGELIAQYGKGNYIFTGYAWFRQFPVGTPGAYRMFANMVSYAKAAKK; translated from the coding sequence ATGAAAAAGCATCTCAGACTTTTACTAACACTTTTGTTGACTCTTACGCTCGCGATTCAAACTGCTTCCTTGTCTGTTTCCGCCGACGTGCGCCCTTCGTTTGAAGAGCGCGGCGCCAGCGCCTTGGCGTTGACGCTTCGCCAGTTGCAAACCATCGGCAGCGTGTTGCACACCGCCGCGCATCCTGACGACGAAAGCACAGATATGCTTGCTTACATGTCGCGTGCTATGGGAGCGCGCACGGCATATCTGTCACTGAATCGCGGCGAAGGTGGGCAGAACGGCATCGGGCCGGAATTGGGCGAAGCGCTCGGCGTGATTCGCACGGAGGAATTGCTGGCGGCGCGAAAGCTCGACGGCGGCGAACAGTACTTCACGCGCGCGATGGATTTCGGCTTCACGCGTTCGATGGAAGAGACGTTGCAAAAATGGAACCGCGAAGAAATCGTAGGCGATATGGTGCGCGTCATTCGTTCAATGCGTCCGCTGGTGGTTGTCAACGGTTGGAGCGGCACGACGCAGGACGGCCACGGGCAACATCAAACTGCTGGCGCGCTGTTGCCCGAAGCGGTGAAAGCCGCCGCAGATCCCACGCGGTTTCCCGAACAAATCAAGGAAGGGTTGCAGCCCTGGCAAGTATTGAAAGTCTATGCGCGCCGGTTTGGTGGCGGAGGCGCAGGCCCGCGCGCCGAATTCGATGTTGGCATTTACGATCCTGTGCTGGGGCGTTCGTACAACGAACTCGCTTCCGATGGTCGCAGCCAGCATCGTTCGCAAGACATGGGCATGATCCAGATGAAAGGCTCGACGCTTCGATCCTTCCCCCGCTTGTCTTCCGTGGTCGAAGCGCCCGAAAAAGAAACGTCGTTGTTTGACGGGATTGATGTCACCTTGACCGGCATCGCCAAATTCGCGGGCAAAGACGGCGCAGCGTTGCTGCCTGCCCTGAACAAAATCAAAGACGCCGCAGCCAAAGCGCTGGCTGAATTCAGAATTGAACAGCCCGAACTGATCGCGCCGCATTTGGCCACAGGGTTGCGCGAAGTTCGCGCCTTGCGCGCGTCACTCGGCAATCTGGCCGCCGTTTCCAAAGCCAATGTGGATTCGATGCTGGCGCTGAAAGAGCGCCAGTTCAACGAGGCGCTGGCCAAAGCGCACGGCGTCGTCGTAGATGCGCTGTCGAACACCGAAATCGCCACGGCGGGCGAAGCCGTTGATGTTTCGGCGAATGTTTATTTTCGCGCTTCGGCAGGAGAGCCTTCGCCGGAAGCCAAACTGATTGCGCCCGCAAAATGGCAAGTCGCGCCGCTCACGTCCGCGCCGGAACAACAGGGCGGAGGATTCCGTGGTCGCGAAGCGCCGAACTACGTCGCGCGGTTCCGCGCCACCGTGCCCGAAGGCGCGCCGTCAACACAGCCGTACTGGCTGGCCAAACCGCGCACCAAAGATCAATTCGATTGGGATGACACGATGCCGCAAACGCTGCCGTTCGGGCCGCCTGTCGCCCAGGCGCGTGTCGAACTCACCTTGAGCGGCGAACGCGTGGTGCTCAATCAACCTGTCGAATATCGCTTTGCCGACAAAACCTTTGGCGAAATTCGCCGCGAATTGAAAGTCGCTCCGGCTGTGACGCTGACCGTTCATCCGCAACTGTTGGTCATTCCCAGCGGAAGCCAGAACCGCACGCGCGAAATTTCCGTCGAAATCACAGACAACGCTCGGCGAACGATCAACGGTTCGGTCAAACTGATCGCGCCGCAAGGCTGGAAAGTCGAAACCGATCCGCGCCCGCTCAGTTTCAACAAGCAAGGCGAAAAGACTTCGCGCACCTTCAAAGTCACGCCGCCCGCCGGAGCCAATGGCGTATTCGATCTGCAAGCCATGGCCGAAGAAGGCGGCAAAAACTACGACAACGGCTACACGGTGATTTCCTATCCGCACATCGAAACGCATTTCATTTACCGGCAGGCGAAAACCAAAGTCGAAGTCTTCGACGCCAAAGTCGCGGCCAATTTGAAAGTCGGGTACGTGATGGGCAGCGGCGATGACGGCCCCCAAGCGTTAGAACAGCTCGGCGTCAACGTTCACCTGATCAGCGCGGCGGAACTGGCTTCGGCGGATTTGTCCGGTTACGACACGATCGTGCTGGGCATTCGCGTTTACGAAGTCAACGAAGACGTGATGGCCAACAACAAACGCTTGCTGGAATACGTTTCGAACGGTGGAACACTGATCGTGCAATACAACAAAACCGAATTTGCCAACGGCAATTACGCGCCATACCCGGTGCGAATGCGCGGAGAGCGCGTGACGGATGAAACCGCGCCGGTGACAGTGCTGATGCCCGACCATCCGCTGTTCAACTTCCCGAACAAGATCGGCGCGGACGATTGGAAAAACTGGGTGCAGGAACGCGGCCTGTATTTTCTGAGCGAATGGGACAACCATTACACGCCGTTGCTGGCTGCGCCGGACGACACCGGCAAAGTCCTGAACGGCGGTGAACTGATCGCGCAATACGGCAAAGGCAATTACATCTTCACAGGTTACGCGTGGTTCCGGCAGTTTCCGGTCGGAACGCCCGGCGCGTATCGGATGTTTGCGAACATGGTCAGTTACGCCAAAGCCGCGAAGAAATAG
- a CDS encoding type II toxin-antitoxin system VapC family toxin, whose amino-acid sequence MKLLIDSNVFLEVLLEQADSDAAEEFLARSDQHDFFVSDFSLHSISLIVLRHKSLTLLETFLADTILSGSVAQISIPALELNDVLSNMHLLKLDFDDSYQYTLAEKNGLTLVSFDKDFDHTPNGRQTPQAINQIT is encoded by the coding sequence GTGAAACTTCTGATTGACAGCAACGTGTTCCTTGAGGTTTTGCTTGAGCAGGCAGATTCGGATGCTGCGGAAGAGTTTCTTGCACGCTCCGATCAGCATGACTTCTTTGTTTCTGACTTTTCGTTGCATTCGATATCCCTGATTGTGCTCCGGCACAAGTCTCTGACGTTGCTGGAAACTTTTTTAGCCGACACCATTTTGAGCGGAAGCGTCGCTCAAATTTCCATCCCAGCTTTAGAGTTGAACGATGTGCTGAGCAATATGCACTTGCTCAAGCTCGACTTTGACGATTCCTACCAATACACGTTGGCGGAAAAGAATGGGTTGACTTTGGTCAGCTTTGATAAAGATTTCGACCATACGCCAAACGGACGGCAAACTCCGCAAGCAATCAACCAAATCACATAA
- a CDS encoding tetratricopeptide repeat protein → MSDKRFRIAFSFAGEKRDFVADIAAILAKLFGEEAILYDKFHSAEFSRSDLAFYLPDLYREKADLVVVVFCPDYETKEWCGLEWSAIYSLLKARRVGEVMLTRFVRVEGKGLHGLAGYTDLDDLTPQQAADEILERLAINEGLPKDHYKPSARGSKRAAIPNNLPRLQYFFGREVELKKIADSLAEDARGWGALIDGPGGIGKTSLAIRAAELVPAGRFSRIIFLSSKERELTADGQRSLGNFVVPGYLEMLNAIARELDKPDIAKTTEEGRAEAVLRALRGTDVLLLLDNLETLPESDRDQLFAFLNHLPSGCSAIVTSRRRSDASAVIVRLDKLEWPAASELIAELAKNYDLLRRATDAERRALYEDTGGNPLLIRWIAGQLGLGRCRTIASALEFLRSAPAGNNPLEFIFGDLLDTFTANETNVLAALSYFTSPMAVKFIAELANLNEAAAQGALSDLAFRAMVVSDSEEKSFILTPMVADFLRNARSEIVAETGSRLEHYAYALIVENTYQEFDRFSVLDAAWPVVSQALPLLVAGRNQQLQTICDALQNFFNFTGRWEEWLSLSNQAEAKALAENDYVNAGRRAIDAGSAYALRRQADKVLEAASRAELHWQAGNVGAREHSIALRLSGQGYKLKNDYVAATAAYRKSLKLRLTLSTESREVANVLNDLADIERLSSNFVAAERDYREAIRIARALNDVEGIANFTGNWAALALEQEKLDEAEILAREALLLSERVQRQELIASNYHRLAEILVQQGKSTEALPYAQRAVNIFTRLGSPILEEARATLLECES, encoded by the coding sequence ATGAGTGACAAACGCTTTCGCATCGCCTTTTCCTTTGCCGGAGAAAAACGCGACTTCGTCGCTGATATCGCCGCAATCCTTGCCAAGCTGTTTGGCGAAGAAGCTATTCTTTACGACAAGTTTCATTCCGCCGAATTTTCCCGCAGCGATTTGGCTTTTTACCTGCCAGACCTTTACCGGGAAAAAGCTGACTTGGTGGTGGTCGTCTTCTGCCCGGATTACGAAACCAAAGAATGGTGCGGCCTGGAATGGAGCGCCATTTACAGTTTGCTCAAAGCGCGCAGAGTCGGCGAAGTGATGCTGACGCGGTTTGTGCGCGTGGAAGGCAAGGGGCTTCACGGGCTGGCCGGGTACACAGACCTGGATGATTTGACACCGCAACAGGCTGCCGACGAGATTCTGGAACGGCTGGCCATCAACGAAGGCTTACCCAAAGACCATTACAAACCTTCGGCCAGAGGCAGCAAGCGCGCAGCCATTCCGAACAACCTGCCTCGGTTGCAGTACTTTTTCGGGCGCGAAGTCGAATTGAAAAAGATTGCCGATTCGCTGGCTGAAGACGCTCGCGGATGGGGAGCTTTGATTGATGGGCCGGGTGGTATCGGTAAAACCTCGCTGGCCATTCGCGCGGCGGAGCTTGTCCCGGCGGGACGATTCAGCCGGATCATTTTCCTTTCATCCAAAGAACGCGAACTGACCGCCGACGGCCAACGCTCATTGGGAAATTTCGTGGTGCCGGGTTATCTGGAAATGCTCAACGCCATCGCCCGCGAATTGGACAAACCCGACATTGCCAAAACCACCGAAGAAGGACGCGCCGAAGCCGTATTGCGCGCCTTGCGAGGCACGGATGTGTTGTTGCTGTTGGACAATTTGGAAACCTTGCCGGAAAGCGACCGCGACCAGTTGTTCGCGTTCCTGAACCACTTACCGAGCGGATGCAGCGCCATTGTCACCAGCCGCCGCCGCTCCGATGCCAGCGCCGTCATCGTCCGGCTGGACAAACTGGAATGGCCTGCCGCCAGCGAACTGATTGCCGAACTGGCCAAAAACTATGACCTGCTGCGCCGGGCGACCGACGCCGAACGTCGCGCGCTGTACGAAGACACGGGTGGCAATCCGCTGCTGATTCGCTGGATCGCCGGGCAGTTGGGCTTGGGACGGTGCCGAACAATTGCCTCTGCGCTGGAATTTCTGCGCTCCGCTCCGGCGGGAAACAATCCACTGGAATTCATTTTCGGAGACCTGCTGGACACCTTCACCGCCAACGAAACCAATGTGCTGGCTGCGCTCAGCTATTTCACTTCGCCGATGGCGGTGAAGTTCATCGCCGAACTCGCCAACCTGAACGAAGCCGCCGCTCAAGGCGCGCTGAGCGATCTTGCCTTTCGCGCAATGGTAGTATCTGATTCGGAGGAGAAAAGCTTCATTCTTACGCCGATGGTCGCCGACTTTCTGCGCAATGCGCGATCAGAAATCGTCGCGGAAACAGGAAGTCGTCTGGAACATTACGCTTACGCGCTAATCGTGGAGAATACCTACCAGGAGTTTGATCGCTTCTCAGTGCTTGACGCGGCTTGGCCGGTAGTCTCACAAGCCTTACCGCTTCTTGTTGCTGGTCGAAATCAGCAACTCCAAACCATCTGCGATGCACTTCAGAATTTTTTCAACTTCACAGGTCGTTGGGAAGAATGGCTCTCACTCAGTAACCAAGCGGAGGCCAAGGCTTTGGCAGAAAATGATTATGTGAATGCGGGACGACGCGCGATAGATGCGGGCAGCGCTTATGCGTTACGCCGCCAAGCAGATAAAGTTCTAGAGGCTGCTAGCCGTGCAGAACTGCACTGGCAAGCAGGAAACGTTGGTGCCCGTGAGCATTCCATCGCACTTCGGCTGAGCGGACAAGGCTACAAGTTAAAGAATGACTATGTGGCTGCTACCGCCGCCTATCGTAAATCGCTTAAGCTTCGACTTACCTTATCTACTGAGAGCAGGGAAGTGGCCAATGTCCTGAACGATCTCGCAGATATTGAGCGACTTTCTAGCAATTTTGTGGCTGCAGAGCGAGATTATCGTGAAGCGATACGTATTGCCCGTGCTCTTAACGATGTTGAGGGGATAGCCAACTTTACAGGTAATTGGGCTGCGCTCGCATTAGAGCAAGAAAAATTGGATGAAGCAGAGATACTAGCGCGTGAGGCGCTACTTCTCTCCGAGAGAGTACAGCGCCAAGAATTGATCGCTTCCAACTATCATCGCCTTGCCGAAATTCTTGTGCAGCAAGGGAAATCCACCGAAGCTTTGCCTTACGCCCAACGCGCAGTCAACATCTTCACTCGGCTTGGCTCACCCATCCTCGAAGAAGCCCGCGCGACTCTGCTGGAATGCGAATCCTGA
- a CDS encoding type II toxin-antitoxin system VapC family toxin has protein sequence MFLDTSGLFCIHDLRDRRQSAATNHFRQARNVITTNYVLTEFVALAQARGVPRTNALKILRDLVNVQRVELVWVDEKLHASAMALLEARMDKDYSLCDAVSFVLMRERQINDALTTDKHFVQEGFVRLLEP, from the coding sequence ATGTTCTTGGACACATCAGGCTTATTTTGCATACACGACCTTCGGGATCGTCGGCAATCAGCCGCGACAAACCATTTCCGCCAAGCGCGAAATGTCATTACCACCAACTACGTGCTGACTGAATTTGTAGCGTTAGCGCAAGCGCGTGGAGTGCCACGTACAAATGCTCTCAAGATTCTCCGCGATTTGGTGAATGTGCAACGTGTCGAACTCGTATGGGTTGATGAAAAGTTGCACGCATCAGCAATGGCATTACTGGAAGCCCGGATGGATAAGGACTATTCACTTTGCGACGCGGTCAGCTTTGTGTTGATGCGCGAGCGGCAAATCAACGATGCTCTGACGACAGACAAGCATTTTGTTCAGGAAGGCTTCGTGCGGTTGCTCGAACCCTAA
- a CDS encoding DUF4157 domain-containing protein codes for MKRKGESLPLEVQQLFAPFFPDLDLYRIRIFEGIPRYVTVAAATEPIGFTDEWKIYFAPGYYRIDTAEGLALIAHEITHCRQYRQFGKWGFRTKYLSAYLQNRRNGMTDKTAYEQIPFEIEARDIERQVLSAMLLLQAQFGAA; via the coding sequence ATGAAACGAAAAGGCGAGTCATTACCGCTCGAAGTTCAACAGTTGTTCGCGCCGTTTTTTCCCGATTTGGACTTATACCGAATCCGCATTTTTGAAGGCATTCCGCGATACGTGACAGTCGCTGCCGCCACGGAACCGATCGGCTTTACCGACGAATGGAAGATATATTTTGCGCCGGGATATTACCGAATTGACACTGCCGAAGGGCTGGCGTTAATTGCGCACGAAATAACCCATTGCCGACAATACCGGCAATTCGGCAAATGGGGATTTAGAACCAAATACCTGTCGGCTTATCTGCAAAATCGCCGCAACGGGATGACGGACAAAACCGCGTACGAACAGATTCCGTTTGAAATCGAAGCGCGTGACATTGAACGACAGGTTCTTTCGGCAATGCTGCTGTTGCAAGCCCAATTTGGTGCCGCTTGA